A region from the Martelella sp. AD-3 genome encodes:
- a CDS encoding murein L,D-transpeptidase family protein, producing MKLQMIGSMQHIKKGFRPSLISVLLAGVIASGCVTKTLELDDRGNIPIPQKTMAQMREMGMEPADPVLVRIFKQESELEVWKRDSSGKYALMKTYPMCRWSGVLGPKKVEGDRQAPEGFYTVGSGGLNPRSQYYLSFDLGYPNRLERAKGYTGSALMVHGACSSSGCFAISDEHVAEVYALVRDALRGGQQAVQVQSYPFRMTPENLAAHRENPNFDFWMDLKTGYDRFEVLRQPPRFQFCEGRYRFGEPVNGNMPADPLGQCPAFEPEIQQVVERSVGDLEKMKDLLSDGQNVGLAYSDGGMNPIFRKILAKKGPQYLSEITSSTSVPVSRPTAALADPFGAGSKAR from the coding sequence ATGAAGCTGCAGATGATCGGTTCCATGCAACACATCAAAAAAGGGTTTCGACCCAGTTTGATCAGCGTCCTTTTGGCGGGCGTGATCGCGTCCGGATGTGTGACGAAGACGTTGGAGCTTGATGACCGAGGCAACATTCCGATCCCCCAAAAGACAATGGCGCAAATGCGGGAGATGGGCATGGAGCCCGCTGATCCGGTGCTGGTTCGCATCTTCAAACAGGAGAGCGAACTGGAGGTTTGGAAGCGAGATTCATCAGGCAAGTATGCACTGATGAAAACTTATCCGATGTGCCGGTGGTCGGGCGTTTTGGGTCCGAAAAAAGTCGAGGGCGACCGCCAGGCGCCTGAAGGTTTCTACACAGTCGGTTCCGGCGGGCTGAACCCGAGGTCCCAATACTACCTTTCCTTCGATCTCGGCTACCCGAATCGGCTGGAGCGCGCAAAGGGCTATACCGGATCGGCCCTAATGGTTCATGGAGCATGTTCTTCCTCGGGTTGTTTTGCTATTTCCGACGAGCATGTCGCGGAAGTCTACGCCCTTGTCCGGGATGCCTTGCGTGGCGGGCAACAGGCTGTCCAGGTCCAGTCTTATCCGTTTCGGATGACGCCAGAAAACCTTGCCGCGCACCGCGAAAATCCCAATTTTGACTTCTGGATGGACCTAAAGACAGGTTATGATCGCTTTGAAGTGTTGCGCCAGCCTCCCCGCTTTCAATTCTGCGAGGGACGCTACAGGTTTGGCGAACCCGTCAACGGCAATATGCCCGCCGATCCGCTTGGACAATGTCCGGCCTTTGAACCGGAGATCCAGCAAGTGGTCGAGAGGTCGGTGGGGGATCTTGAGAAAATGAAAGACCTGCTCAGCGATGGCCAGAATGTCGGCCTTGCTTATTCGGATGGGGGAATGAATCCGATCTTCCGAAAAATACTGGCCAAGAAGGGCCCGCAATATTTGTCGGAAATCACTTCATCGACTTCTGTACCCGTTAGTCGGCCGACAGCAGCGCTTGCCGATCCCTTCGGCGCCGGATCGAAGGCCCGCTAA
- the coxB gene encoding cytochrome c oxidase subunit II yields the protein MTRPGFLAAALMIAPLAGCQGAQSAFDPAGVEAERVLNLFWIMLAGGTAIWIVVIGVSYYAARGKSGPYSDKSGIRLIVWGGCVFPAVVLAGLLWWGLTMMPELRRAADGPTIAVSAERFWWRVAYAVEGEPGVIRKLPRGGVPSANEIWIPLGKRTEILLSSPDVIHSFWVPPLAGKMDAIPGRVNRLVLEPTSPGVFNGACAEYCGTAHTYMGFRVVVVPEAEFEAYVTSQALPAAVVDGPGAGLFLQNGCAACHTVRGTAADGAVGPDLTHVASRRTIAAGLLPTTVENLVAFIRSTEHIKPGVEMPAFGMLPEEEITAIAQWLGTLE from the coding sequence ATGACGAGACCCGGATTCCTCGCGGCGGCGCTGATGATCGCCCCCCTCGCCGGCTGCCAGGGCGCGCAATCCGCCTTCGATCCGGCGGGTGTCGAGGCGGAGCGCGTGCTCAACCTGTTCTGGATCATGCTGGCCGGCGGCACCGCCATCTGGATCGTCGTGATCGGCGTCAGCTACTATGCCGCCAGGGGCAAGTCCGGGCCCTATTCGGACAAATCCGGCATTCGGCTGATCGTCTGGGGCGGCTGCGTCTTTCCGGCCGTGGTCCTGGCGGGGCTGCTCTGGTGGGGTCTGACGATGATGCCGGAACTGCGGCGCGCAGCTGACGGACCCACCATCGCCGTCTCCGCAGAACGGTTCTGGTGGCGGGTGGCCTATGCCGTCGAGGGCGAGCCCGGCGTTATCCGCAAGCTGCCGCGTGGCGGCGTCCCGAGCGCGAACGAGATCTGGATTCCGCTCGGCAAGCGCACCGAGATCCTGTTGAGCAGCCCTGATGTCATCCATTCCTTCTGGGTGCCGCCCCTCGCGGGGAAGATGGACGCCATACCCGGCCGGGTGAACCGTCTGGTGCTGGAGCCCACCAGTCCCGGCGTCTTCAATGGCGCCTGCGCCGAGTACTGCGGTACGGCTCACACCTATATGGGATTCCGCGTCGTCGTTGTGCCCGAGGCAGAGTTCGAAGCCTACGTCACGTCGCAGGCGCTCCCCGCCGCAGTGGTTGACGGTCCCGGTGCCGGATTGTTCCTGCAGAACGGCTGCGCCGCCTGCCACACCGTGCGCGGCACCGCCGCGGACGGTGCCGTCGGACCCGACCTGACCCATGTAGCGAGCCGGCGCACAATTGCCGCGGGCCTGCTTCCAACAACCGTGGAAAATCTGGTGGCGTTCATCCGCTCGACCGAGCACATCAAGCCGGGCGTGGAGATGCCGGCCTTCGGTATGCTCCCCGAGGAGGAGATCACCGCAATCGCGCAGTGGCTGGGGACGCTCGAATGA
- a CDS encoding L,D-transpeptidase has product MKETMNRRQFICAAAGSSVLALSGCTTATKTGQLDEKPSPDPRLSNVRVMYGPMPDERFPLPAINIDKVPSKFWRRQVNFTSPYPVGTVIVNTKTYFLHLIQENGKAMRYGVGLGRQGFEWSGEGVIQWKQAWPKWTPPEEMIARQPELAKWSASNGGMPPGLNNPLGARALYIFQNGVDTLYRIHGSPEYWTIGKSVSSGCVRMINQDVVDLYGRVTNGARLIVI; this is encoded by the coding sequence ATGAAAGAAACTATGAACCGCCGTCAATTCATTTGTGCAGCAGCGGGCTCTTCAGTGCTGGCTTTGTCCGGATGCACAACCGCAACCAAGACCGGACAGCTGGATGAGAAGCCTTCGCCGGATCCAAGGTTGAGCAATGTCCGGGTAATGTATGGACCGATGCCAGACGAACGGTTCCCCCTCCCCGCTATCAACATAGACAAGGTGCCATCAAAATTCTGGAGGCGTCAGGTGAATTTCACCAGCCCGTATCCGGTTGGCACAGTGATCGTCAACACAAAGACATATTTCCTTCATCTGATCCAGGAAAATGGAAAAGCCATGCGTTATGGCGTTGGCCTTGGCCGGCAGGGTTTCGAGTGGTCGGGTGAAGGCGTGATCCAATGGAAGCAGGCATGGCCGAAATGGACCCCGCCCGAAGAAATGATCGCGCGACAACCTGAGTTGGCAAAATGGAGCGCGAGCAATGGCGGCATGCCGCCCGGGCTAAACAATCCTCTCGGCGCGCGAGCCCTCTACATCTTCCAGAATGGCGTGGACACGCTCTATCGCATCCATGGATCGCCGGAATACTGGACAATAGGTAAATCGGTGTCGAGCGGGTGTGTGCGCATGATCAATCAGGATGTTGTCGATCTCTATGGCCGAGTCACCAACGGAGCCCGGCTGATAGTGATCTGA
- a CDS encoding cation diffusion facilitator family transporter: MPHDHSHGHIDPQSGDRRVSIAIWANGVLTAAQIVGGILSGSLALIADALHNFSDMASLLIAFAARKISRRPPDERMTFGYGRIEIVAALINYTTLVLVGFYLIYEGGMRMIDPPQVQGWTVVILGAVALAVDTLTAMLTYSMQKGSVNIRALFLHNLSDALASVAVIIGGALIILYDMRWVDPAITIGIALYILYLAITEIGTPIRTLMLGSPPEIDGGDVVRTLRGVEGVGDVHHVHLWQMQEHEAALDCHVVVTADDWSRLEAIKNEIRDRLNDRFGIAHSTLEFEHENRAHENADLYGHGNPEEQEEDHVHRDADKS; this comes from the coding sequence ATGCCTCATGACCATAGCCATGGCCATATCGACCCGCAATCGGGCGACCGGCGGGTCTCCATCGCGATCTGGGCCAACGGCGTCCTGACCGCCGCACAGATTGTCGGCGGAATTCTGTCCGGCAGTCTTGCCCTGATCGCAGACGCACTGCACAACTTCTCCGACATGGCGTCGCTGCTCATTGCCTTTGCCGCACGCAAGATTTCTCGACGGCCCCCGGACGAGCGCATGACGTTTGGCTATGGCCGCATCGAGATCGTCGCGGCGCTGATCAACTACACCACGCTTGTTCTTGTCGGCTTCTACCTGATCTATGAGGGAGGAATGCGGATGATCGACCCACCCCAGGTCCAGGGCTGGACTGTCGTCATACTGGGCGCTGTCGCACTCGCGGTCGACACGCTGACAGCGATGCTCACCTATTCGATGCAGAAAGGCAGCGTGAACATTCGCGCGCTTTTCCTGCACAATCTCTCGGATGCGCTGGCTTCCGTCGCGGTCATCATCGGCGGCGCCCTCATCATCCTCTATGACATGCGCTGGGTCGACCCAGCGATCACCATCGGCATCGCACTTTATATCCTCTATCTTGCCATAACAGAGATCGGCACTCCGATCCGGACGCTGATGCTCGGCAGCCCGCCGGAGATCGACGGCGGCGATGTCGTCAGAACCCTGCGCGGCGTCGAGGGCGTCGGAGATGTCCACCATGTGCATCTCTGGCAGATGCAGGAGCATGAGGCGGCACTCGACTGCCATGTCGTCGTGACTGCCGACGATTGGTCGCGGCTCGAGGCCATCAAGAACGAGATCAGGGACAGGCTGAACGATCGGTTCGGCATCGCGCATTCCACCCTTGAATTCGAGCATGAGAACCGAGCGCACGAAAATGCTGACCTCTATGGTCACGGCAATCCCGAGGAACAGGAGGAAGACCATGTTCACCGAGACGCGGACAAATCGTGA
- a CDS encoding L,D-transpeptidase: MISRRGLLFGIGAGLATSCGLPAYAHDDKFKLDEKFEPQSTSFSGYEPGTIIIDPKNHFLYLQLETDMARRYGVGVGRSGLAFRGQAEVGRKAKWPSWTPTANMIRRNPKKYGRFAKGVPGGPKNPLGSRALYLYRDGRDTLYRIHGTTEPSSIGRSVSNGCIRMINEHVEDLFERVPVGARVVVL, encoded by the coding sequence ATGATTTCGAGAAGAGGACTGCTGTTTGGCATTGGCGCTGGCCTTGCCACCTCCTGTGGGCTTCCCGCCTACGCCCATGACGACAAGTTCAAACTGGACGAGAAATTCGAGCCACAAAGTACCAGCTTTAGCGGTTACGAGCCCGGTACGATAATTATCGACCCGAAAAACCACTTCCTATATTTGCAACTCGAGACAGACATGGCGCGCCGTTACGGGGTGGGCGTTGGGCGGTCCGGCCTGGCTTTCCGCGGACAAGCGGAGGTGGGACGAAAAGCCAAGTGGCCATCGTGGACTCCTACAGCAAACATGATCAGACGCAATCCGAAGAAGTACGGACGTTTCGCCAAGGGTGTGCCCGGTGGCCCGAAGAACCCGCTGGGCTCGCGAGCCCTTTACTTATATCGGGATGGGCGCGATACGCTTTACCGGATCCACGGCACGACAGAGCCATCGTCGATCGGGCGTTCAGTTTCGAATGGCTGCATCCGCATGATCAACGAACATGTCGAAGATCTCTTTGAGCGGGTGCCGGTCGGCGCCCGGGTTGTGGTGCTGTAG
- a CDS encoding heavy metal translocating P-type ATPase yields the protein MDCGSCATKVKDAVARLPGVTGVEVGIMSERLRLTLDEGETGRDKVERTVRALGYGIEPRVATAVQDEAVDQSASCTGHSQAGGKAKDHSGHGSPGHVHDDPADRGKRWYQTAKGRLVIFTALLLMIAWGVELIVPEVGNWAFVAACLIGVTPIARRAFVALRVGQPFTIESLMTVAAIGALFINAAEEAALVVFLFAVGEVLEGVAAGKARDGIRALANLVPKTALLEMDGVTREVPAASLAIGQIVLVRPGDRIPADGEITEGTSGVDDSPVTGESVPVNKGPGDPVFAGSINTEAALRITVTKAAEDNTISRIIRLVEEAEEARAPTERFIDRFSRWYMPAIVTVAALVVLVPPLAFGQPWDTWVYRGLALLLIGCPCALVISVPASIASALSTGARRGLLLKGGAVIEATAKVSRVAFDKTGTLTHGRPVVTDVVTLGKTTEAELLSVAAGVEGGSSHPLAVAILRKAEEEGIVIPPARDAKALMGKGVTATVGGASAWVASPGYARENAGIDESDLAQTTTFEEEGKTAVVVFREKTPLGIIAVRDEPRSDAPEAVRQLRAIGITPIILTGDNPRTAAAIAQNLGMEYQADMMPEDKLKAIRDMSEHGGVMMIGDGINDAPALKQASVGVAMGSGTDVALETADAAILRDRVTDIPATIRLTRAAMANIRQNVTIALGLKAVFLVTSVLGLTGLWIAIMADTGATVLVTLNALRLLRFNPEQEA from the coding sequence ATGGACTGCGGGTCTTGTGCGACGAAGGTCAAGGACGCCGTGGCAAGGCTGCCAGGAGTCACCGGCGTCGAGGTCGGCATTATGTCCGAACGCCTGCGCCTGACGCTGGACGAAGGTGAAACCGGCCGCGACAAGGTTGAAAGAACTGTTCGTGCGCTCGGTTACGGTATCGAACCGCGCGTCGCGACGGCGGTGCAGGACGAAGCTGTCGATCAGAGTGCAAGCTGTACCGGCCACTCCCAGGCCGGCGGCAAGGCAAAAGATCATTCCGGTCATGGCAGTCCCGGACACGTACATGACGATCCCGCAGATCGAGGCAAGCGGTGGTACCAGACGGCCAAGGGCAGACTGGTGATTTTTACCGCCTTGCTTCTCATGATAGCCTGGGGAGTGGAACTGATTGTGCCAGAGGTGGGAAACTGGGCCTTTGTCGCCGCGTGTCTGATCGGAGTTACCCCCATTGCCCGCCGCGCGTTTGTCGCTTTGCGCGTGGGGCAGCCTTTCACCATCGAAAGCCTCATGACGGTTGCCGCTATCGGCGCACTGTTCATCAATGCGGCGGAAGAGGCGGCACTGGTTGTTTTCCTCTTTGCAGTGGGCGAAGTCCTGGAAGGCGTGGCGGCAGGCAAGGCGCGCGACGGGATACGGGCGCTTGCCAATCTCGTCCCGAAAACGGCGCTTCTGGAAATGGACGGCGTCACACGCGAAGTGCCGGCAGCAAGTCTTGCTATAGGACAGATCGTGCTCGTCCGTCCCGGCGATCGTATTCCGGCAGACGGCGAGATCACAGAAGGCACCTCCGGGGTGGACGACAGTCCGGTAACTGGTGAAAGTGTGCCGGTGAACAAAGGTCCGGGCGATCCTGTATTTGCAGGATCGATCAATACCGAAGCCGCCCTGCGGATTACCGTAACCAAAGCCGCCGAAGACAACACCATCTCACGCATCATTCGCCTCGTGGAAGAGGCCGAGGAGGCTCGCGCGCCGACCGAGCGGTTTATCGACCGCTTCAGCCGCTGGTACATGCCTGCAATCGTCACTGTCGCGGCGCTGGTCGTGCTCGTGCCGCCACTGGCTTTTGGCCAGCCTTGGGATACCTGGGTTTACCGCGGGCTGGCGCTCTTGTTGATAGGTTGCCCCTGTGCCCTCGTGATCTCGGTTCCCGCCTCCATCGCTTCGGCACTTTCCACCGGTGCGCGGCGGGGCCTTCTCTTGAAAGGCGGCGCCGTGATTGAAGCGACTGCCAAGGTGAGCCGCGTGGCCTTCGACAAGACCGGGACGTTGACCCATGGGCGACCGGTGGTGACAGACGTCGTGACTTTGGGAAAAACAACCGAGGCCGAGCTTCTCTCTGTCGCGGCGGGCGTAGAAGGCGGCTCTAGCCATCCCTTGGCTGTCGCCATTTTGCGCAAGGCCGAGGAAGAAGGCATAGTGATCCCACCGGCACGCGATGCAAAGGCGCTGATGGGCAAGGGTGTGACCGCCACTGTGGGAGGCGCTTCCGCTTGGGTGGCTTCGCCCGGATATGCCAGGGAGAACGCCGGCATTGACGAGTCTGACCTCGCCCAGACCACAACGTTTGAGGAAGAGGGCAAGACCGCTGTGGTGGTCTTCCGCGAGAAGACCCCGCTCGGCATTATCGCTGTGCGTGACGAACCGCGCTCCGATGCGCCCGAAGCGGTTCGCCAGCTGAGAGCCATCGGTATTACACCCATCATCCTGACCGGAGACAATCCGCGTACGGCAGCGGCAATAGCGCAAAACCTGGGCATGGAATATCAGGCCGACATGATGCCCGAAGACAAGCTTAAAGCCATTCGCGACATGAGCGAACATGGCGGCGTGATGATGATCGGTGACGGCATTAATGACGCCCCAGCCCTCAAGCAGGCAAGCGTTGGCGTAGCCATGGGATCGGGGACCGATGTCGCGCTCGAAACGGCCGATGCGGCCATCCTGCGTGACCGGGTGACCGACATTCCGGCGACCATCCGGCTTACCCGTGCGGCAATGGCCAACATTCGCCAGAACGTTACCATTGCGCTCGGTCTGAAAGCGGTCTTCCTCGTGACATCCGTTTTGGGGCTGACCGGTCTCTGGATCGCGATTATGGCCGATACCGGAGCGACGGTGCTCGTCACGCTGAACGCGTTGCGGCTGCTGCGGTTCAATCCAGAGCAGGAGGCCTGA
- a CDS encoding cytochrome c oxidase assembly protein: MTRPPPSCRAHGFRGRAGRLPTPLLSGAVAAFRLSSRGHVPGAWLTVGFCVAAMVASSARAHTEGAPISPHDFWTAWSLQLTVVAPIAVALLLYGRGLHLAWSRAGIGRGTAVWQAGLFALGLTALWAGLVWPLDAIGESLFSAHMAQHIVLMGVAAPLLVLGLPMPTMIRSLPREWQRGLALAVRWQPWRRCWKFLIRIDVATILQLLVFTLWHIPAAIALSLENDFVHWLMHGSMLAAGLLFWTAILRMRSDEFGSAILALFVNFKFSLVLGALLAFSSRAFYES, translated from the coding sequence GTGACGCGACCGCCACCCTCCTGCCGTGCCCACGGCTTCCGTGGCCGCGCAGGCCGGCTTCCAACCCCTCTCCTGTCCGGGGCAGTCGCAGCCTTTCGGCTCTCCTCGCGCGGGCATGTGCCGGGAGCGTGGCTCACTGTCGGCTTCTGCGTTGCGGCCATGGTCGCCTCCAGCGCTCGCGCCCATACCGAGGGCGCGCCGATATCGCCACACGACTTCTGGACCGCATGGTCGCTGCAACTCACTGTCGTGGCGCCGATCGCGGTGGCGCTGCTGCTTTACGGGCGCGGCCTGCACCTCGCCTGGAGCCGCGCCGGCATCGGCAGAGGTACAGCCGTTTGGCAGGCTGGGCTGTTTGCGCTCGGGCTGACCGCACTCTGGGCAGGCCTCGTCTGGCCGCTCGACGCCATCGGCGAGAGCCTCTTTTCCGCCCACATGGCGCAGCACATCGTGCTGATGGGTGTGGCCGCCCCGCTCCTCGTGCTGGGTCTTCCGATGCCGACGATGATCCGGTCCCTGCCGAGAGAATGGCAACGCGGGCTGGCGCTGGCGGTCCGCTGGCAGCCGTGGCGCAGGTGCTGGAAATTCCTCATCCGCATTGATGTCGCAACCATTCTGCAACTGCTCGTATTCACCTTGTGGCACATTCCGGCGGCGATCGCGCTGTCGCTCGAAAATGATTTCGTGCACTGGCTGATGCACGGCTCGATGCTCGCCGCAGGACTTCTGTTCTGGACGGCCATTCTGCGCATGCGAAGCGACGAGTTCGGATCGGCGATCCTGGCTCTGTTTGTGAACTTCAAGTTCTCGCTTGTCCTGGGTGCGCTGCTTGCCTTCTCCTCACGTGCCTTTTACGAAAGCTAG
- a CDS encoding isoprenylcysteine carboxylmethyltransferase family protein, translated as MISSFGWSVLVLLFGYLSLFFWGSAIAARAAGKPVWLFGRARGRDRWAAMGFRAAFVLASVAPLLWLVMPVLREMDPFWSRGSTAALGLIGVFVAGVGAMLAFAAQMSMGSSWRVGVTEGATGNLVSDGLYRFSRNPTFVGQFMLLAGISLAVPAIPTILAPLIFFWSASIQVRSEEAILSQALGRDYEQYAATVPRWVSMRRGIRP; from the coding sequence ATGATTTCCAGCTTTGGTTGGTCCGTGCTGGTCCTTCTTTTTGGCTACCTTTCCCTCTTCTTCTGGGGCAGCGCGATCGCAGCACGGGCAGCGGGAAAGCCGGTATGGCTGTTTGGCCGTGCCAGGGGACGTGACCGATGGGCCGCAATGGGGTTCCGTGCGGCCTTTGTTCTGGCTTCTGTTGCGCCGCTACTTTGGTTGGTGATGCCTGTCTTGCGCGAGATGGATCCGTTCTGGAGCCGAGGCTCTACAGCAGCGCTTGGTCTGATCGGCGTGTTCGTAGCAGGGGTCGGCGCGATGCTTGCCTTCGCGGCGCAAATGTCGATGGGGAGCTCGTGGCGCGTTGGTGTAACCGAGGGAGCGACCGGCAACCTCGTCTCGGACGGACTCTATCGGTTCAGCCGCAATCCCACCTTTGTCGGTCAATTCATGCTTCTGGCCGGTATCAGTCTAGCGGTTCCAGCAATCCCGACGATTCTTGCCCCGCTGATCTTTTTCTGGTCAGCCTCGATACAGGTTCGTTCCGAGGAGGCTATACTTAGCCAAGCGTTGGGGCGGGATTATGAGCAGTATGCCGCAACTGTGCCGCGTTGGGTTAGCATGCGTCGCGGTATAAGGCCATGA
- a CDS encoding heparan-alpha-glucosaminide N-acetyltransferase, producing the protein MRKNRLLAVDAARGTAIAGVVLFHFVWDLEFTGFVSGVAFHPLWLAFGRLLAGSFMFLAGVSLVLAHGTELRARTFFRRLAIIVVAALAISVVTWFTFPNAFVYFGILHSIAVASLLGVMFLRLPALASLFAGLAIMVLPWYLSLSAFDPRWLAWIGLSANPPLSNDFVPVFPWAGITLLGMSFAKVVDINKSQMASAGAENAFFARLGWLGRHSLPIYLLHQPVMLAIIVPLSRLF; encoded by the coding sequence ATGAGAAAAAACAGATTGCTAGCCGTTGACGCAGCACGAGGGACGGCAATTGCCGGCGTGGTTCTTTTCCATTTCGTCTGGGATCTGGAATTCACGGGATTTGTATCGGGCGTGGCTTTCCATCCGCTGTGGCTCGCATTCGGGCGTTTGCTGGCCGGGAGCTTCATGTTCCTTGCAGGAGTGAGTCTGGTTCTGGCGCATGGCACAGAGTTGAGAGCTCGGACGTTTTTCCGCCGGTTGGCCATCATTGTTGTCGCGGCCTTGGCGATAAGCGTTGTGACATGGTTCACATTCCCCAACGCATTTGTTTACTTTGGAATCCTGCATTCGATCGCGGTCGCAAGTCTCCTCGGGGTGATGTTTCTCAGGCTCCCGGCTTTGGCCAGCCTGTTTGCCGGCCTGGCGATAATGGTGCTTCCCTGGTACCTATCGCTGTCTGCTTTCGATCCCCGCTGGCTAGCCTGGATCGGCCTTTCAGCCAACCCACCTCTCAGCAATGATTTCGTTCCGGTGTTTCCCTGGGCAGGCATTACACTTCTTGGCATGAGCTTCGCCAAGGTCGTGGACATCAATAAGAGCCAGATGGCCAGTGCTGGTGCGGAAAACGCTTTCTTCGCACGGCTCGGCTGGCTGGGCCGCCACAGCCTGCCAATCTATCTGCTTCACCAACCCGTGATGCTGGCGATCATCGTTCCTCTGTCGCGCCTATTTTAG
- a CDS encoding ZIP family metal transporter, with amino-acid sequence MNNLWLVIGLALLPGLGNFAGAMVAEFVRTSPRLLNLALHAASGIVIGVVAIELMPEALENLAGWWIALAFAAGGAAYISAGTLIGKMKPSEKSGGSTGMWMIYVAVAVDLSGDGLMIGSGTAVGASLAVVLAAGQVLADFPEGYSVVANLKENGVSRKRRIAVSLSFPLYCLGTAVLAWLLLRSAPDAAKYAALSFVAGLLSVAAVEDMLEEAHEAATDNRLSALAFVGGFVLFTLVSAGLETVMARGGGSTGQSSSGIEQSRTYANAS; translated from the coding sequence GTGAATAACCTGTGGCTGGTCATTGGCCTCGCGCTTCTGCCTGGGCTCGGAAATTTCGCCGGCGCAATGGTTGCCGAATTCGTCCGGACATCGCCACGACTTCTTAACTTGGCGCTGCATGCGGCGTCGGGCATCGTCATCGGCGTGGTGGCCATCGAGCTGATGCCCGAGGCACTTGAAAATCTCGCCGGCTGGTGGATTGCCCTGGCGTTTGCAGCAGGGGGAGCGGCCTATATCAGCGCCGGGACGCTGATCGGGAAGATGAAGCCGTCGGAGAAGAGCGGCGGCAGCACCGGTATGTGGATGATTTATGTTGCCGTAGCTGTCGACCTCTCCGGTGATGGCTTGATGATAGGCTCCGGCACTGCGGTTGGTGCCTCGCTCGCCGTTGTGTTGGCAGCGGGGCAGGTACTGGCCGACTTTCCGGAGGGATACTCGGTCGTGGCAAACCTCAAAGAAAACGGCGTGTCGCGCAAGCGGCGGATCGCGGTCTCGTTGTCATTCCCTCTCTATTGCCTCGGAACGGCTGTACTTGCATGGTTGCTGCTGCGAAGCGCGCCGGATGCAGCGAAATACGCCGCGCTGAGCTTCGTCGCCGGGCTCCTGTCGGTCGCAGCAGTCGAGGACATGCTCGAGGAAGCACACGAGGCCGCGACCGACAACCGCCTCTCGGCACTGGCCTTCGTCGGCGGCTTCGTTCTCTTTACCCTGGTTTCCGCCGGTCTGGAGACAGTCATGGCCCGCGGTGGCGGATCGACCGGCCAGAGCAGTTCAGGGATCGAGCAAAGCAGGACATATGCAAATGCCTCATGA
- a CDS encoding helix-turn-helix domain-containing protein codes for MLTIGKLGQAAGVKVPTIRYYEQIGLLPAAERSAGNQRLYSRKALDRLTFVRHARELGFTLDAIRDLLSLSDHPDQPCAAADAIAKAQLAEIEKRLARLASLKVELNRMVVQCAGGKIADCRVIEVLSDHSLCATDHRHLQDEKDH; via the coding sequence ATGCTGACCATTGGAAAACTTGGGCAGGCGGCGGGGGTCAAGGTGCCAACGATCCGCTACTATGAGCAAATCGGCTTGTTGCCGGCGGCTGAGCGCAGCGCTGGCAACCAGAGGCTCTACAGCCGTAAGGCGCTTGACCGTCTAACCTTCGTCCGACATGCGCGTGAACTTGGTTTTACGCTTGACGCAATCCGCGATCTGCTCAGCCTCTCTGACCATCCTGATCAGCCGTGCGCAGCAGCCGATGCGATAGCCAAAGCTCAATTGGCGGAAATAGAGAAACGCCTCGCACGTCTCGCCTCGCTGAAAGTTGAACTCAATCGCATGGTTGTGCAGTGCGCAGGTGGCAAGATTGCAGATTGCCGAGTTATTGAGGTGTTGAGCGATCATTCGCTTTGTGCGACCGATCACCGTCACTTGCAGGACGAAAAGGATCATTAA
- a CDS encoding STAS/SEC14 domain-containing protein, translating into MFTETRTNRDDVIAIACEGELSESDLERMHALLHERLTSVEKPGLVVDLTNFQGYTGLAAMREDFKMDTAHRNDFSRIAVVGEAAWQHWGTTLAKALTRAEMRWFDASALDVAAEWAGGV; encoded by the coding sequence ATGTTCACCGAGACGCGGACAAATCGTGACGACGTCATCGCAATCGCCTGCGAAGGCGAGCTCAGCGAAAGCGATCTTGAGCGGATGCACGCGTTGCTGCACGAACGGCTCACATCTGTAGAGAAGCCCGGCCTCGTCGTCGATCTGACGAATTTCCAAGGGTACACGGGCCTCGCTGCAATGCGAGAAGACTTCAAGATGGACACCGCCCATCGAAACGATTTCTCCCGCATCGCCGTTGTCGGCGAGGCGGCGTGGCAGCACTGGGGAACCACCCTCGCGAAGGCCTTGACCCGTGCCGAGATGCGCTGGTTCGACGCAAGCGCACTGGACGTGGCCGCGGAATGGGCGGGCGGGGTGTGA